One genomic segment of Choristoneura fumiferana chromosome Z, NRCan_CFum_1, whole genome shotgun sequence includes these proteins:
- the LOC141434790 gene encoding protein CEBPZOS-like, producing MLVKKPQPTSYSKWIGKTLKTVFILEALGIAVSYGVYFKLNTERDFRLYMRQNYNWVLEGYYILGEKIADHKTRELDHKVWSSEGKI from the exons atgttagttAAAAAACCACAGCCAACCTCTTACTCTAAGTGGATTGGCAAAACCCTTAAAACCGTATTTATTCTCGAAGCACTTGGAATTGCTGTCTCTTACGGAGTGTATTTTAAGCTAAATACGGAAAGAG ATTTCCGCCTGTATATGCGCCAGAACTACAACTGGGTATTGGAAGGCTACTACATTTTAGGCGAGAAGATCGCAGACCATAAGACCCGAGAGCTTGACCACAAGGTCTGGAGCAGCGAGGGCAAGATCTAG
- the LOC141434808 gene encoding tetratricopeptide repeat protein 39B-like, protein MALRQETAPALSPPLLHHSEYHGEGGAPPLATEDFDDLDEFEDAAEEPLEYTMDLQTAFEECEVAMRKFFNNDLVGASNIMKPWCRTSLYHSLGMSIFEFIPAMLTFDHVQINRTLAALKVCIGICNQHRRNYSLVESIGTIIRKPNFSTYTDLEAHAELCYAEALLLQAMMTIMEGEDLTGLIKGTLKVKNCYNSYKDCAKILARKQWESERSRVHFHSGVRLGTATFNVMISLLPPRIISLLEFVGFSGNKQYGLSELVAGMRSAGLRAVLCELTLLAYHLVICHFIGASGDLDICQEILDKELKLYPDGVWFLLFKGRLELMRGMFNPAIVTYNVAIDSQDMWLQFRHVCYWEIMWVNGLKMEWRQAASYANRLMEESSWSRTIYTYTKAALLLQLGDAMTPAERQQCTELMRNASYYKQRIAGKSLPMEKFMIKRCSRYRAQGGRLVLPALELLCLWNMFQILARDERAAQHVLKLIEATRDELEGGGGACATADNFALVRYLHGCCLAAMGLPRLALDSLDSVMQLRSEIKEDTFLLPYTMAEIAMCYYHLGETERAGQILHDTR, encoded by the exons ATGGCGCTCCGACAAGAGACGGCACCGGCGCTCTCGCCGCCGCTGCTGCACCACTCGGAGTATCACGGGGAGGGGGGCGCGCCGCCCCTGGCTACCGAAGACTTCGATGACTTG GATGAATTTGAAGATGCAGCCGAAGAGCCGCTCGA GTATACAATGGATCTGCAGACAGCGTTTGAAGAGTGCGAAGTAGCCATGCGAAAATTCTTTAATAATGATCTGGTTGGAGCGTCGAATATAATGAAACCTTG GTGCCGTACGTCATTATACCACAGCTTGGGCATGTCGATATTCGAATTCATCCCAGCCATGCTCACGTTCGACCACGTTCAGATCAATCGCACCCTGGCAGCGCTCAAAGTGTGCATCGGCATCTGCAACCAGCACAGGAGAAATTACTCTCTTGTCGAGAGCATTGGCACTATCATAAGAAAG CCGAACTTCAGCACGTACACGGACCTAGAGGCCCATGCGGAACTCTGCTACGCGGAAGCGCTGCTGCTACAGGCCATGATGACTATCATGGAGGGCGAGGACCTCACTGGCCTCATTAAGGGTACCCTCAAAGTCAAGAACTGCTACAATAGCTACAA GGACTGCGCGAAGATCCTGGCGCGCAAGCAGTGGGAGAGCGAGAGGTCGCGCGTGCACTTCCACAGCGGCGTGCGCCTGGGCACCGCCACGTTCAACGTGATGATCTCGCTGCTACCACCCCGTATCATCAGCCTGCTAGAGTTCGTCGGCTTCTCTGGAAACAAG CAATACGGCCTGAGCGAGCTGGTGGCGGGCATGCGGTCGGCGGGGCTGCGCGCCGTGCTCTGCGAGCTGACACTGCTGGCGTACCACCTCGTCATCTGCCACTTCATCGGCGCCAGCGGCGACCTGGACATCTGTCAGGAGATACTCGACAAGGAGCTCAAG TTGTATCCGGACGGTGTGTGGTTCCTTTTGTTCAAAGGACGACTAGAGTTGATGCGAGGCATGTTCAACCCGGCTATAGTCACGTACAATGTTGCCATCGACAGCCAAGACATGTGGCTGCAGTTCCGACATGTCTGCTACTGGGAAATTATGTGGGTCAATGg GTTGAAGATGGAGTGGCGGCAAGCAGCGTCGTATGCCAACAGGCTGATGGAGGAGAGCTCGTGGTCCCGCACGATCTACACGTACACCAAAGcggcgctgctgctgcagctcGGAGATGCGATGACGCCGGCCGAGCGCCAGCAGTGCACTGAACTCATGAG GAACGCGTCGTACTACAAGCAGCGTATAGCCGGCAAGTCACTGCCGATGGAAAAGTTCATGATCAAGCGGTGCAGCCGGTACCGCGCGCAGGGCGGCCGGCTGGTGCTGCCCGCGCTCGAGCTGCTTTGTTTATGGAACATGTTCCAGATCCTGGCGCGGGACGAGCGCGCCGCGCAGCACGTGCTCAAG TTGATAGAGGCGACGCGCGACGAGCTggagggcggcggcggcgcgtgcgcgACCGCGGACAACTTCGCGCTGGTGCGGTATCTGCACGGCTGCTGCCTCGCCGCCATGGGGCTGCCGCGGCTCGCGCTCGACTCGCTTGACTCTGTCATGCA ATTGAGGAGCGAAATCAAAGAGGACACTTTTCTGCTACCGTACACGATGGCAGAGATCGCCATGTGCTACTACCACCTGGGAGAGACCGAGCGCGCCGGACAGATCCTGCACGACACCAGGTAA